In one window of Eubalaena glacialis isolate mEubGla1 chromosome 13, mEubGla1.1.hap2.+ XY, whole genome shotgun sequence DNA:
- the LOC133104231 gene encoding uncharacterized protein LOC133104231: MRCSPFHRQLSDSALGSSSKTSPAPHLLPPRVRVAGRARTLAGFLPSSLAASLRREGRGCFLWGPAPLARCPYRACALPPGLHLGIGRKRERETGTRPGLWCGEAETEKRRGGEGTGTALSYNLSAVLGKEKGKGRGPGREWGLSPSDPGVRGAVRSDVLGVGPLSVAEDLGLSPLGPEFPGLTPRFSNIRVSAPEIPDIRDSGPNLSKPGALFHRISNIWGSGPCVHQYPGFIPHEFKYQIRPPPVQIPGVQTPQSEIRDSATVALEEEEDWTARSDQVVTPSPPGEASRARPSGRAKAEEEVARGKVSLPLSLLGRAAGGPQEEAEALGHHSDPYQDGEAQLGQWSASG, from the exons ATGCGCTGCAGCCCTTTCCACCGCCAGTTGTCGGACAGCGCGCTGGGCTCCTCCTCCAAGACTagccctgctccccacctcctcccacccaggGTCCGCGTGGCGGGGCGCGCGCGCACTCTGGCTGGGTTTCTGCCCAGCTCTCTGGCCGCATCCTTAAGGAGAGAGGGGCGGGGCTGTTTCCTTTGGGGCCCCGCCCCCTTGGCCCGGTGTCCATACCGCGCCTGCGCGCTCCCGCCCGGTCTCCATCTTGGAattgggaggaagagggagagggagactggGACGAGACCGGGGCTGTGGTGCGGAGAGGCTGAGACTGAgaagaggagagggggagagggcacGGGGACCGCCCTTAGCTACAATCTTTCAGCTGTTCTcgggaaagagaaggggaaagggaggggaccGGGGCGGGAGTGGGGGCTGTCACCCTCGGACCCCGGCGTGAGAGGGGCCGTGCGGTCGGACGTCCTCGGGGTAGGCCCCCTGTCGGTGGCCGAAGACCTGGGGCTCAGTCCCCTCGGTCCCGAATTTCCGGGCCTGACCCCACGCTTCTCAAATATCCGGGTCTCAGCCCCTGAGATTCCAGATATCCGGGACTCGGGTCCCAACCTCTCTAAACCTGGGGCTCTGTTTCACAGGATTTCAAATATCTGGGGTTCAGGACCCTGCGTGCACCAGTATCCGGGGTTCATTCCCCACGAGTTCAAATATCAGATTCGGCCTCCCCCTGTTCAAATACCTGGAGTTCAGACCCCACAATCAGAAATCCGGGATTCAGCAACTGTCGCCctcgaggaggaggaggactggACCGCGAGGTCAGATCAGGTtgtcaccccctcccctccagggGAGGCTTCCCGGGCCCGCCCCTCAGGAAGGGCGAAAGCCGAGGAAGAGGTGGCAAGGGGAAAGGTCTCCTTGCCCCTCTCCCTGCTTGGCAGAGCCGCTGGAGGACCCCAGGAGGAGGCGGAGGCGCTGGGGCACCATAGTGACCCCTACCAG GATGGGGAAGCCCAGCTGGGCCAGTGGTCAGCCTCTGGCTAG
- the TMEM219 gene encoding insulin-like growth factor-binding protein 3 receptor isoform X2, translated as MGSCQAGHNLHLCLAHHPPLVCATLILLLLGLSGLGLGGFLLTHKTGLRSPDIPQDWVSFLRSFGQLTLCPVNGTVKGKWRGSHVVGLLTTLNFGDDRDRNKTQTFQTQVQGSRMGLKGSSAGELVLITARVTMERTPGTCLYFSAAPGILPSSQPPMSCSEEGAGNATLNPRMAEECVSVWSHEGLVLTKLLTSEELALCGSRLLVLGSFLLLFCGLLCCLTAVCFHPRRESHWSRTRF; from the exons ATGGGCAGCTGCCAGGCAGGGCACAACCTGCATCTCTGCCTGGCCCACCACCCACCTCTGGTCTGTGCCACTTTGATCTTGCTGCTTCTTGGCCTTTCTGGCCTGGGCCTTGGTGGCTTCCTCCTCACCCACAAGACTGGCCTGCGCAGCCCTGACATCCCTCAG GACTGGGTCTCCTTCTTGAGATCTTTTGGCCAGCTGACCCTGTGCCCCGTGAATGGGACAGTCAAAGGGAAGTGGCGTGGGTCTCACGTCGTGGGCTTACTGACCACCTTGAACTTCGGAGATGATCGAGACAGGAACAAGACCCAGACATTCCAAACCCAGGTCCAGGGTAGTCGTATGGGATTGAAAG GATCTTCTGCAGGAGAGCTGGTCCTCATTACAGCCAGGGTGACCATGGAAAGGACCCCAGGAACCTGCCTGTATTTTAGTGCTGCTCCAGGAATCCTGCCCTCCAGCCAGCCACCCATGTCCTGCTCGGAAGAGGGAGCAGGAAACGCCACCCTGAACCCTAGGATGGCTGAGGAGTGTGTCAGTGTCTGGAGCCACGAAGGTCTTGTGCTCACCAAGTTGCTCACCTCC GAGGAGCTGGCTCTGTGTGGCTCTAGGCTGCTGGTTTTGGGCTCCTTCCTGCTTCTCTTCTGTGGCCTTCTCTGCTGTCTCACTGCTGTGTGCTTCCACCCACGCCGGGAGTCCCACTGGTCTAGAACCCGGTTCTGA
- the TMEM219 gene encoding insulin-like growth factor-binding protein 3 receptor isoform X1, with amino-acid sequence MLSLEAQTPLLPMGSCQAGHNLHLCLAHHPPLVCATLILLLLGLSGLGLGGFLLTHKTGLRSPDIPQDWVSFLRSFGQLTLCPVNGTVKGKWRGSHVVGLLTTLNFGDDRDRNKTQTFQTQVQGSRMGLKGSSAGELVLITARVTMERTPGTCLYFSAAPGILPSSQPPMSCSEEGAGNATLNPRMAEECVSVWSHEGLVLTKLLTSEELALCGSRLLVLGSFLLLFCGLLCCLTAVCFHPRRESHWSRTRF; translated from the exons AT GCTCTCCCTGGAGGCCCAGACCCCTCTGCTCCCCATGGGCAGCTGCCAGGCAGGGCACAACCTGCATCTCTGCCTGGCCCACCACCCACCTCTGGTCTGTGCCACTTTGATCTTGCTGCTTCTTGGCCTTTCTGGCCTGGGCCTTGGTGGCTTCCTCCTCACCCACAAGACTGGCCTGCGCAGCCCTGACATCCCTCAG GACTGGGTCTCCTTCTTGAGATCTTTTGGCCAGCTGACCCTGTGCCCCGTGAATGGGACAGTCAAAGGGAAGTGGCGTGGGTCTCACGTCGTGGGCTTACTGACCACCTTGAACTTCGGAGATGATCGAGACAGGAACAAGACCCAGACATTCCAAACCCAGGTCCAGGGTAGTCGTATGGGATTGAAAG GATCTTCTGCAGGAGAGCTGGTCCTCATTACAGCCAGGGTGACCATGGAAAGGACCCCAGGAACCTGCCTGTATTTTAGTGCTGCTCCAGGAATCCTGCCCTCCAGCCAGCCACCCATGTCCTGCTCGGAAGAGGGAGCAGGAAACGCCACCCTGAACCCTAGGATGGCTGAGGAGTGTGTCAGTGTCTGGAGCCACGAAGGTCTTGTGCTCACCAAGTTGCTCACCTCC GAGGAGCTGGCTCTGTGTGGCTCTAGGCTGCTGGTTTTGGGCTCCTTCCTGCTTCTCTTCTGTGGCCTTCTCTGCTGTCTCACTGCTGTGTGCTTCCACCCACGCCGGGAGTCCCACTGGTCTAGAACCCGGTTCTGA
- the LOC133103147 gene encoding ras-related protein Rab-2A-like yields MAYAYLFKYIIIGDTGVGKSCLLLQFTDKRFQPVHDLTIGVEFGARMITIDGKQIKLQIWDTAGQESFRSITRSYYRGAAGALLVYDITRRDTFNHLTTWLEDARQHSNSNMVIMLIGNKSDLESRREVNKEEGEAFAREHGLIFMETSAKTASNVEEAFINTAKEIYEKIQEGVFDINNEANGIKIGPQHAATNATHAGSQGGQQAGGGCC; encoded by the coding sequence ATGGCGTATGCCTATCTCTTCAAGTACATTATCATCGGCGACACAGGTGTTGGTAAATCATGCTTATTGCTACAGTTTACAGACAAGAGGTTTCAGCCAGTACATGACCTTACTATTGGTGTAGAGTTCGGTGCTCGAATGATAACCATTGATGGGAAACAGATAAAACTTCAGATTTGGGATACAGCAGGGCAAGAGTCCTTTCGTTCCATCACAAGGTCATATTACAGAGGTGCAGCAGGGGCTTTACTAGTGTATGATATTACAAGAAGAGACACATTCAACCACTTGACAACCTGGTTAGAAGATGCCCGCCAGCATTCCAATTCCAACATGGTCATTATGCTTATTGGAAATAAAAGTGATTTAGAATCTAGAAGAGAAGTAAATAAAGAAGAAGGTGAAGCTTTTGCACGAGAACATGGACTTATCTTCATGGAAACTTCGGCTAAGACTGCTTCTAATGTAGAAGAGGCATTTATTAATACAGCAaaagaaatttatgaaaaaatccAAGAAGGAGTCTTTGACATTAATAATGAGGCAAATGGCATTAAAATTGGCCCTCAGCATGCTGCTACTAACGCCACGCACGCAGGCAGTCAGGGAGGACAGCAGGCCGGTGGGGGCTGCTGTTGA